In Fluviicola taffensis DSM 16823, the following are encoded in one genomic region:
- a CDS encoding sensor histidine kinase, with the protein MKNTESEILHERLKELGCLYDIAKITLDSSKSFDEIIEEIVHRIPKAWQHDEAAICHIQIRTDWFKSAEEPLENVFQEQIIRVNDQGIGRIRIYYPASSYKKADFLEDEYRLLEKLAIDLALFIEHQEIKSRELRYLESLKHHDRLKVLGEITAGIAHELNTPLGSILGFSQLIIDDSKDSSTLADAQKIVHAAIHAREVVKKLMYFSCELPQRFEFVSLQAVVNDTVLLIKPSLESKKIDWKMRLDKNPILVQLDTVQITQVVFNLINNALHASPKEGQILIEVCDKGENAELIIQDFGIGMSEETVTQIFEPFFTTKELGEGMGLGLSVVHGIVKSHKGSIFVKSKVNEGTVFRIVLPKKQK; encoded by the coding sequence GTGAAAAATACAGAAAGCGAAATACTCCATGAACGCTTAAAAGAATTGGGGTGCTTGTATGATATTGCAAAAATCACCCTTGATTCAAGTAAATCATTTGATGAAATTATTGAGGAGATTGTTCACCGTATTCCAAAAGCATGGCAACACGATGAAGCGGCAATTTGTCACATTCAAATTCGTACGGATTGGTTTAAGTCTGCAGAAGAACCGCTCGAAAATGTGTTTCAAGAACAGATTATTCGTGTAAATGACCAAGGAATAGGTCGCATTCGTATTTATTATCCTGCATCAAGTTATAAAAAAGCCGACTTTTTAGAAGATGAATACCGGTTATTAGAGAAGTTGGCGATTGATTTGGCTCTATTTATCGAACATCAGGAAATTAAATCTCGTGAGTTGCGCTATTTGGAAAGTTTAAAACATCACGATCGCTTAAAAGTACTTGGAGAAATTACTGCCGGAATTGCACATGAACTCAATACGCCACTGGGAAGTATTCTTGGGTTTTCACAATTGATTATTGATGATTCAAAAGATTCATCCACTTTGGCAGATGCACAGAAAATTGTACATGCTGCAATTCATGCTCGAGAAGTGGTGAAAAAACTGATGTATTTCTCCTGTGAATTGCCACAAAGATTTGAATTTGTATCGCTGCAAGCAGTGGTTAATGATACTGTTTTATTGATAAAACCGTCCTTGGAGAGCAAGAAAATTGATTGGAAGATGCGCTTGGATAAAAATCCGATTTTGGTTCAGTTGGATACTGTTCAAATTACACAGGTAGTATTTAATTTGATCAACAATGCATTGCACGCATCACCAAAAGAAGGGCAAATTTTGATTGAAGTTTGCGATAAAGGAGAAAATGCGGAGCTGATTATTCAGGATTTTGGAATTGGAATGTCGGAAGAAACAGTAACCCAAATTTTTGAGCCATTCTTCACCACCAAAGAACTTGGAGAGGGAATGGGCTTGGGCTTGAGTGTCGTTCATGGAATTGTGAAATCCCACAAAGGAAGTATTTTTGTGAAATCAAAAGTAAATGAAGGCACGGTATTTCGTATTGTCTTGCCTAAAAAACAAAAATGA
- a CDS encoding cellulose synthase family protein: MTRSILVLFCAVFALSVSGQIKRDVSGYYQDYRTKGPSEEVPVQLVSKETGKKYEAITDSDGKFLFKGVALEANTDTSLFELSVSNEKYKQETFLIKIDADHTGEYKMDQKNPFKTSTKVTWMFDWGDWNGKENYWSHFTAKAILVVYGFCLVLVFIYSLLQLSLSIAYAKNRKRKAQEIKPVFNPDTALTVTVQLPMYNEMYVADRIIEAVAAFDYPRDKFDIQVLDDSTDETKDLIAQKVAEVAARGIQIEHIHRTDRTGYKAGALDSAMNKVKGEFIAIFDADFVPEKDWLQQTMPYFETSDEIGVVQTRWGHLNKSYSLLTELQAFGLNGHFAAEQGGRNASGHFINFNGTGGIWRKKCIESAGGWEHDTLTEDLDLSYRAQLKGWKFKYLEDVVAPAELPITMSALKAQQHRWMKGGAEVFVKMWKTLLTHKNVRLSDRVHGMSHLFNSSVFMFILIMSLLSLAVLQIKDSFSDLNYVIQYGSVFILSTVFLMYYYWLAYRDKTENTFTSFFRFVGRFLLFLTVSLGLSLANTIAVLEGFMGIKSSFVRTPKFNVNKKTEFKGNKYDKKSISLITIGEGILMCVFGFTVVNRAIYGDLGMVPFHLMLTIGYGIVFFNSLKELRR; the protein is encoded by the coding sequence ATGACAAGGTCGATACTTGTTTTATTTTGCGCAGTATTTGCGCTTAGTGTCTCCGGACAAATCAAACGTGATGTTTCTGGTTATTACCAAGACTATCGAACCAAAGGTCCTTCTGAAGAAGTTCCTGTTCAATTGGTCAGTAAAGAAACTGGCAAAAAGTATGAAGCCATTACCGATTCTGATGGTAAATTCTTGTTCAAAGGAGTTGCTTTAGAGGCAAATACAGATACTTCACTTTTTGAATTGTCTGTTTCCAACGAAAAATACAAACAAGAGACTTTCCTGATCAAAATCGATGCTGATCACACTGGTGAATACAAAATGGATCAAAAAAATCCGTTCAAAACATCGACGAAAGTTACTTGGATGTTTGATTGGGGAGATTGGAATGGAAAAGAAAATTATTGGTCACACTTTACTGCAAAAGCAATTTTGGTTGTTTACGGATTTTGTCTAGTCCTTGTTTTTATCTATTCGCTTTTACAACTTTCATTATCGATTGCTTATGCTAAAAATCGTAAACGCAAAGCACAAGAAATTAAACCAGTTTTTAATCCTGATACGGCATTAACTGTTACTGTTCAATTACCCATGTACAACGAAATGTATGTGGCAGACCGAATCATTGAAGCTGTTGCTGCATTTGATTATCCAAGAGATAAATTCGATATTCAAGTATTGGATGATTCAACGGATGAGACGAAAGATCTAATTGCTCAAAAAGTAGCAGAAGTTGCTGCACGAGGAATTCAAATTGAACACATTCACCGCACAGATAGAACTGGATACAAAGCAGGAGCTCTTGATTCAGCAATGAACAAGGTAAAAGGTGAATTCATCGCCATTTTTGATGCGGATTTCGTTCCTGAAAAAGATTGGTTGCAACAAACCATGCCATATTTTGAAACAAGTGATGAAATTGGTGTGGTGCAAACCCGTTGGGGACATTTGAATAAATCATATTCCTTATTAACAGAATTGCAAGCATTTGGTTTGAATGGTCACTTTGCTGCAGAGCAGGGAGGTCGTAATGCTTCCGGACATTTCATCAACTTTAATGGAACTGGCGGAATATGGCGCAAAAAATGTATCGAAAGTGCTGGTGGTTGGGAACACGATACCTTGACAGAAGATTTGGATTTAAGTTACCGTGCTCAATTAAAAGGATGGAAATTCAAATACTTGGAAGACGTCGTTGCTCCAGCTGAATTACCAATTACAATGTCGGCATTGAAAGCACAGCAACATCGTTGGATGAAAGGTGGTGCGGAAGTATTTGTGAAAATGTGGAAAACGCTTTTGACACATAAAAACGTACGATTAAGTGATCGTGTTCATGGAATGTCGCATTTGTTCAATTCATCAGTGTTCATGTTCATCTTGATCATGTCACTATTGAGTTTGGCTGTACTCCAAATCAAAGATAGTTTCTCTGATTTGAATTATGTGATTCAATACGGTTCGGTCTTTATCTTGAGTACTGTTTTCTTGATGTATTACTATTGGCTGGCATACCGCGATAAAACGGAAAACACATTTACATCTTTCTTCCGTTTTGTTGGTCGATTCCTATTATTCCTTACTGTTTCATTAGGGCTTTCCTTAGCCAATACCATTGCAGTACTGGAAGGTTTTATGGGAATTAAGAGTTCATTCGTTAGAACGCCCAAATTCAACGTAAACAAGAAAACAGAATTCAAAGGAAACAAATACGATAAGAAAAGCATTTCATTAATCACAATTGGTGAAGGAATCTTGATGTGCGTTTTCGGATTTACAGTAGTAAACAGAGCCATTTATGGAGATTTAGGAATGGTTCCTTTTCATTTGATGTTGACAATCGGTTATGGAATTGTATTCTTTAATTCCTTGAAAGAGTTGAGACGATAA
- a CDS encoding Glu/Leu/Phe/Val family dehydrogenase yields MTKEQQAPRMIDSVRQQFDKAADIMDLNPNIRKILAHTNNELVVHFPVRLDNGSVEVFTGYRVQHNNALGPYKGGLRYHPAIELDDAKALAIWMTWKTSLAGLPYGGGKGGIQIDPSKYSMGELERITRRFTHALGDNIGPEYDIPAPDVNTNAQIMAWIADTYMSTKQPNERSKYSHVVTGKPVNSGGLRGRDRATGYGVVVTLKAWAKWRNTTLEGKKYIVQGFGNVGQWASVFMEENGAILTAVQDASGSIYNANGINPTDLLVYMKANNGVIANYPKAVTLPNEDFFAVECDVCIPAALGNQITALNATSVKAKVIAEGANGPTTPEGEAILREKGVDIIPDILCNSGGVIGSYFEWLQNRSGEIWEFEDVITRLEKKMLDSFSRVVAASEAFNTDFRTAAYIEAIKRIELTYNDRGVFP; encoded by the coding sequence ATGACCAAAGAACAACAAGCACCTCGCATGATCGACAGTGTTCGTCAGCAATTTGACAAAGCAGCTGATATTATGGATTTAAACCCGAATATCCGCAAAATTTTAGCACACACAAACAACGAATTAGTTGTTCACTTCCCTGTTCGTTTAGACAACGGTTCAGTTGAAGTGTTTACAGGCTACCGCGTTCAGCACAACAACGCACTAGGGCCTTACAAAGGTGGATTGCGTTATCACCCAGCAATTGAGTTGGATGATGCAAAAGCATTAGCTATTTGGATGACTTGGAAAACATCCTTGGCAGGTTTGCCTTACGGTGGTGGAAAAGGGGGGATTCAAATAGATCCGTCTAAATATTCGATGGGTGAATTAGAACGAATTACGCGTCGATTTACACACGCTTTGGGCGACAATATCGGGCCAGAATACGATATTCCAGCACCAGATGTAAATACAAATGCTCAAATCATGGCTTGGATTGCAGATACGTATATGTCTACAAAACAACCGAATGAACGCTCAAAATATTCTCATGTTGTAACTGGAAAACCAGTTAACTCTGGCGGATTGAGAGGAAGAGACCGTGCAACTGGATATGGAGTTGTGGTAACCTTGAAAGCATGGGCAAAATGGAGAAATACAACGCTTGAAGGGAAAAAATACATCGTTCAAGGATTTGGAAATGTGGGTCAATGGGCTTCTGTTTTTATGGAGGAAAATGGTGCAATTCTAACTGCCGTTCAAGATGCTTCAGGTTCGATTTATAATGCAAATGGAATTAACCCAACGGATTTATTGGTTTACATGAAAGCGAATAATGGTGTGATTGCTAATTACCCAAAAGCAGTGACATTGCCCAATGAAGATTTCTTTGCAGTGGAGTGTGATGTGTGTATTCCTGCAGCATTGGGAAATCAGATTACTGCATTGAATGCAACTTCGGTGAAAGCAAAAGTGATTGCTGAAGGCGCAAATGGCCCAACTACTCCTGAAGGAGAAGCGATTCTTCGTGAAAAAGGAGTGGATATTATTCCAGATATCCTGTGTAATTCCGGTGGAGTTATCGGTAGCTACTTCGAATGGCTTCAAAATAGAAGTGGTGAAATTTGGGAGTTTGAAGATGTTATTACTCGCTTGGAGAAAAAGATGTTGGACTCATTTAGTCGCGTAGTTGCTGCTTCCGAAGCTTTTAACACAGATTTCAGAACAGCAGCTTATATCGAAGCTATTAAGCGTATCGAATTAACGTATAACGATCGTGGGGTTTTCCCATAA
- a CDS encoding 5-formyltetrahydrofolate cyclo-ligase has translation MTKAELRQKYKEMRLQLSPGELERLSETIVEMTLTHFQLSEKTISIFLPIERQRELNTYLLWERAMGVGATVAIPKTNFETFEMRHYLFESTDQLEINQKGIPEPKKGKVIAADKFDIVFVPLLAADVKGNRVGYGKGFYDRFLRKCAPNCLFVGLHYFDLEQNIDDVLPTDIRLNAVVMPSQVIRFD, from the coding sequence ATGACCAAGGCAGAGTTACGTCAGAAATACAAAGAAATGAGGTTGCAACTCTCTCCTGGAGAGTTAGAACGACTTTCTGAAACAATTGTTGAGATGACTTTAACCCATTTTCAACTTTCTGAAAAAACGATTTCTATTTTTCTTCCGATTGAGCGTCAACGTGAATTAAATACGTATCTTCTTTGGGAAAGAGCGATGGGGGTTGGAGCAACTGTTGCCATTCCAAAAACCAATTTTGAAACCTTTGAAATGCGCCATTATCTGTTTGAATCTACTGATCAATTGGAGATTAATCAAAAAGGAATTCCTGAACCAAAAAAAGGAAAAGTAATTGCTGCTGATAAGTTTGACATCGTCTTTGTACCGCTTTTGGCTGCAGATGTGAAAGGAAATAGAGTTGGCTATGGAAAAGGGTTTTACGATCGGTTTTTACGTAAATGTGCCCCGAATTGCTTGTTTGTAGGCTTGCACTACTTTGATTTGGAGCAGAATATTGATGATGTGCTACCAACAGATATCCGATTAAATGCCGTGGTGATGCCTAGTCAGGTGATTCGCTTTGATTGA
- a CDS encoding GreA/GreB family elongation factor → MKYPRIILDKKEYELIKALIHPISESTSLMNSCISRLREELKTAELFTNGADFPQDVIRLNSIVDVNTPFGIMKIQLVLPENSNSEQKRISILTPMGSALIGYAEKDKIMWEFPNGTHEVEILKVSHSQF, encoded by the coding sequence ATGAAGTATCCTCGAATAATTTTAGATAAAAAGGAATATGAACTCATTAAAGCGTTGATTCATCCCATTTCTGAATCAACCAGTTTGATGAATAGTTGTATTTCCCGCTTAAGGGAAGAATTGAAAACAGCCGAGCTTTTTACCAATGGGGCAGATTTTCCGCAAGATGTGATTCGCTTGAACAGTATTGTAGACGTAAATACTCCTTTCGGGATTATGAAAATTCAACTGGTTTTGCCCGAAAATTCAAATTCGGAACAAAAGCGCATTTCAATTTTGACCCCAATGGGGTCTGCTTTGATTGGCTATGCCGAAAAAGATAAAATCATGTGGGAATTTCCGAATGGAACCCACGAAGTGGAAATCTTAAAAGTGTCCCACTCTCAATTTTGA
- a CDS encoding NAD(P) transhydrogenase subunit alpha, with the protein MLDFITGNQAPIYFILLCVFLGIEIISNVPAILHTPLMSGANAIHGVILAGAIITMYHVPSDDYLNLTLGFLAVLLGTLNISGGFFVTGRILSMFSKKKK; encoded by the coding sequence ATGTTAGATTTTATTACGGGAAATCAAGCCCCGATTTATTTTATTTTATTGTGTGTCTTTCTGGGAATCGAAATCATTTCGAACGTACCTGCAATTTTACACACACCATTGATGTCAGGAGCAAACGCTATTCATGGCGTTATTTTGGCTGGAGCAATTATTACGATGTATCACGTTCCATCAGACGATTATTTGAACCTCACACTTGGATTTCTAGCTGTTCTATTGGGAACACTGAATATCTCCGGAGGATTCTTCGTCACAGGACGTATTTTATCCATGTTTTCTAAAAAGAAAAAATAG
- a CDS encoding sigma-54-dependent transcriptional regulator — MMKGESVLVVDDSLEMLELLQRQLKGMHLITFQASNVPDAIELLKHTSVDLLITDLQMPEINGMQLVHYVKEHYPELPVLVVTGYPSISGAVEAVKFGVIDYLVKPFTQIELSQSVENCLLKNRNNRREFKSNENLENPSPFAVLGMIGRSEAMNQLADVIQLIKNNSATVLIEGESGTGKELVARAIHYSGHRSKAPFISVNCGAIPENLLESELFGFLKGSFTGAMENRVGFFQAANQGTIFLDEIGNASHNVQTRLLRVLQEKEITMIGSSKAEKIDVRIIAATNSNLQQMVRQGSFREDLYYRLNVVNIEMPALRDRKDDIPLLVHFFLRKHGAELTRKPEITDQAVEILLRHSWPGNVRELENVVQRSLIMGRGIIDVKDLSDYLKAPMPAYSPSSSSFKTLKDQEREYILKVLESVNQNKTKAAEILGIDRKTLGQKIK, encoded by the coding sequence ATGATGAAGGGAGAAAGTGTTCTAGTTGTTGATGATTCATTGGAAATGTTGGAATTGCTTCAGCGCCAATTAAAAGGAATGCATCTCATTACCTTTCAAGCAAGCAATGTTCCTGATGCCATTGAATTACTCAAACATACTTCTGTTGATTTATTGATTACGGATTTGCAAATGCCGGAAATAAACGGAATGCAATTGGTTCATTACGTCAAAGAACATTACCCCGAATTACCAGTATTGGTTGTTACGGGTTATCCATCCATTTCAGGTGCTGTTGAAGCAGTGAAATTTGGCGTCATCGATTATTTAGTGAAACCTTTTACGCAAATAGAATTGAGTCAGTCGGTTGAAAATTGCTTGTTGAAAAACAGGAATAATCGTCGGGAATTCAAATCAAATGAAAATCTAGAAAATCCAAGTCCTTTTGCAGTTTTGGGAATGATTGGCCGCTCTGAAGCTATGAATCAGTTGGCAGATGTGATTCAATTAATCAAGAATAATTCGGCCACAGTGCTAATTGAAGGTGAAAGCGGAACAGGAAAAGAATTAGTTGCACGAGCAATTCATTACAGCGGACATCGTTCCAAAGCACCTTTTATAAGTGTCAATTGCGGAGCTATTCCTGAAAATTTATTGGAAAGTGAACTATTCGGATTTTTGAAAGGCTCTTTTACGGGTGCAATGGAAAATCGTGTTGGTTTCTTTCAAGCAGCCAATCAAGGGACGATTTTCTTGGATGAAATCGGGAATGCATCGCACAATGTACAAACTCGTTTGCTTCGCGTTTTGCAAGAAAAGGAAATCACTATGATTGGATCTTCCAAAGCAGAGAAAATAGATGTGCGAATTATTGCCGCAACGAATTCCAATTTGCAACAAATGGTTCGACAAGGATCGTTTCGAGAAGATTTGTATTACCGCTTGAATGTGGTGAATATTGAAATGCCTGCATTGCGCGATCGAAAAGACGATATTCCATTATTGGTTCATTTCTTCTTACGAAAACATGGGGCAGAATTGACTCGAAAACCGGAAATTACGGATCAAGCGGTTGAAATATTACTGCGTCATTCATGGCCTGGAAATGTGCGTGAATTGGAAAATGTCGTTCAACGCTCCCTCATTATGGGAAGAGGAATCATCGATGTCAAAGATTTATCAGATTATTTAAAGGCTCCAATGCCTGCATATTCTCCAAGTTCTTCCAGTTTTAAAACATTGAAGGATCAGGAACGAGAGTATATTCTAAAAGTACTTGAATCAGTTAACCAAAATAAAACCAAGGCAGCCGAAATTCTCGGAATTGACCGTAAAACGTTGGGACAAAAGATCAAATAA
- a CDS encoding NAD(P)(+) transhydrogenase (Re/Si-specific) subunit beta, which translates to MTILLEVSYFLAMISFIIGLKFLSSPQHAKLGNIIAGGGMTLAIIVTVYHTFYAGPVTINLILIIIAILLGTILGRRMSDKAEMTKMPQLVSYFNAMGGGCALLLGIIEGQQLYLGQNTDRVAEVVLMTAMMIGATSFSGSVIAYLKLSGKVKDIRTRFVSIASRLLIISMIVLPFLVSFEVLHLNLIQEIAILGSLATIYGLVFVFPIGGADMPVVISLLNSLTGVATALAGILFHNLLMISGGIFVGSAGVLLTLLMCKAMNRSLWNVLAGNFKNSGSSTSSSAVEMEIKRTSIGELATNLAFSSKVAIIPGYGLAVAQAQHLCTQLEQLLETKGVEVDYIIHPVAGRMPGHMNVLLAEADVHYDKLREMDEVNDSMSSYDVSIVIGANDVVNPAAENDSSSPIFGMPIIKAYNSKQVVVIKRGMSKGYAGVENSLFGEDNCQLLFADAKDALSGVIGELKTLNF; encoded by the coding sequence ATGACAATTTTACTAGAAGTAAGTTACTTTCTGGCGATGATCTCATTCATCATAGGGCTCAAGTTTTTGAGCTCTCCTCAACATGCAAAATTAGGAAACATCATTGCGGGTGGTGGAATGACGCTTGCAATTATCGTGACGGTTTATCATACGTTTTATGCCGGACCAGTGACGATTAACCTCATTTTAATCATTATTGCCATTCTTTTAGGTACCATTTTAGGCCGCCGAATGTCTGATAAAGCGGAGATGACCAAAATGCCCCAACTCGTTTCCTATTTCAATGCGATGGGTGGTGGTTGTGCATTACTTCTTGGAATCATCGAAGGGCAGCAATTGTATCTTGGACAAAATACCGACCGTGTTGCTGAAGTTGTTTTGATGACAGCAATGATGATTGGAGCAACCTCTTTTTCAGGAAGTGTGATTGCTTATTTGAAATTGTCGGGGAAAGTAAAGGATATACGCACACGTTTTGTTTCGATTGCTTCTCGGTTGCTGATCATTTCCATGATTGTGCTCCCATTTCTCGTTTCTTTTGAAGTATTGCATTTGAACTTAATTCAAGAAATTGCCATATTGGGTTCTTTGGCAACAATTTACGGGTTGGTTTTTGTTTTCCCGATTGGTGGAGCAGACATGCCGGTAGTTATTTCCTTGTTGAATTCATTAACGGGAGTTGCTACGGCACTAGCTGGAATCCTATTTCACAATCTATTAATGATTTCAGGAGGAATTTTTGTGGGATCGGCTGGAGTATTATTGACTTTGTTGATGTGTAAAGCCATGAATCGCTCGCTGTGGAATGTATTGGCAGGAAACTTTAAAAATTCCGGATCTTCAACTAGTTCTTCAGCGGTAGAAATGGAAATTAAGCGAACTTCCATTGGAGAATTGGCAACGAATTTGGCTTTTTCAAGCAAGGTTGCTATTATTCCTGGATATGGTTTGGCAGTTGCTCAAGCTCAACATTTGTGCACACAATTGGAGCAACTTCTTGAAACAAAAGGAGTGGAAGTAGATTATATTATTCATCCTGTTGCGGGCCGTATGCCGGGCCACATGAATGTATTGTTGGCGGAAGCAGATGTGCATTACGATAAACTGCGGGAGATGGATGAGGTAAATGATTCCATGTCTTCGTACGATGTTTCGATTGTGATAGGAGCCAATGATGTCGTCAATCCAGCAGCTGAGAACGATTCTTCGAGTCCGATATTTGGGATGCCAATTATCAAAGCTTACAATTCGAAACAAGTGGTGGTAATCAAACGTGGAATGAGTAAAGGGTATGCAGGAGTGGAGAACAGTTTGTTTGGTGAGGACAATTGTCAGTTACTTTTTGCAGACGCAAAAGATGCACTTTCTGGAGTTATCGGAGAGTTAAAAACACTGAATTTTTAA
- a CDS encoding NAD(P) transhydrogenase subunit alpha: MKLGILKEREEETRVSIVPAVVQRFIKELSFEVYFESGVGQKAGFSDGDYMKAGAALMGRDEILELLDIITIINPFDTPFQPNSPKTVISILNPLFRTGELGKMTHSNLTLFSLDMVPRSTKAQAMDVLSSVASISGYKAVIKAAELYGSVFPMFTTAAGTIRPAKVLIIGAGVAGLQAIATARRLGAIVHVFDVRSSAKEEVQSLGANFIEVEGAAENLNAGGYAIEQSQEFLEKQRALIDKYVSESAIVITTANIPGKRAPLLIEKSSVEKMKHGSVIIDLAAEQGGNCALTVDQQTVTHHGVRIVGDSYLSRELAETTSQLLATNYFNFLKHYVQLDTISRTDDPILTASMLIQDGELVNERILSILNEEVC; this comes from the coding sequence ATGAAACTAGGAATTCTAAAAGAACGGGAAGAGGAAACGAGAGTATCTATTGTTCCAGCTGTCGTTCAACGATTTATAAAGGAATTGTCTTTTGAAGTTTACTTTGAAAGTGGTGTTGGTCAGAAAGCGGGGTTTTCAGATGGTGATTACATGAAGGCTGGTGCGGCTTTAATGGGTCGAGATGAAATCTTGGAATTACTTGACATAATAACAATCATCAATCCATTTGACACCCCCTTTCAACCAAATTCTCCCAAAACGGTGATTTCAATTTTAAATCCGTTGTTTCGAACAGGGGAGCTGGGGAAAATGACTCACTCAAATTTGACCTTATTCAGTTTGGATATGGTTCCAAGAAGTACGAAAGCGCAAGCCATGGATGTTTTATCATCTGTGGCTTCGATTTCAGGTTACAAAGCAGTAATCAAAGCAGCTGAATTGTATGGATCTGTTTTCCCCATGTTTACAACTGCTGCAGGAACAATTCGCCCAGCAAAAGTGTTGATTATTGGAGCAGGTGTGGCTGGTTTACAGGCAATTGCTACGGCCAGACGTTTGGGTGCAATTGTTCATGTCTTTGACGTGAGAAGTTCTGCCAAAGAGGAAGTACAAAGTTTGGGTGCAAATTTTATCGAGGTAGAAGGAGCGGCTGAAAATTTGAATGCAGGAGGATATGCCATTGAGCAATCACAAGAGTTTTTGGAAAAGCAGCGTGCCTTGATTGATAAATATGTTTCAGAATCCGCTATTGTGATTACAACTGCAAATATTCCGGGAAAAAGAGCACCCCTTTTGATTGAAAAATCAAGTGTGGAAAAAATGAAACACGGATCAGTGATTATTGATTTGGCAGCAGAGCAAGGTGGAAATTGTGCATTAACAGTCGACCAACAAACAGTTACGCATCATGGAGTACGTATTGTTGGAGATTCTTATTTGTCGCGTGAGTTGGCAGAAACAACTTCTCAATTGTTGGCTACCAATTACTTCAATTTCCTAAAGCATTATGTTCAACTCGATACTATTTCACGAACAGACGATCCTATTTTGACTGCAAGTATGTTGATTCAAGATGGAGAGCTCGTCAATGAACGCATCTTATCAATCCTTAACGAAGAAGTATGTTAG